GTGTTTATTAGCTTGCTAGCTATAACAGCTCCTCCCCCTTATATGCCAACTACTGTCTTCCAGGGTACCTGAGCTCCCCACACGTGGGCCAGGAGCCCCCTTACAGCCGAGATGCTCAGCCAGTCATCACCAGCCCGGTGGTTCCTTCTCCATCTGGTAAAATCTCCCCAGGCTCCATCCATGAGATGTTTTTATCATGTTGACACTGACAGTGCCTCTTTGGTATGCGGTTACTGAATGAGGTCCATGGGACAACATATCTTGTGAATTATTTTGCAGCATCTCCAACTGATTCAGATGGCTATGCTGCCAACTGCCCCAGTGGGGGTCAATGCAACAGACTGCCTGCTGACTGCTTCAACTGCAGCTATCATCACAACTGTAGCTATGGCAAACCAGCGTCTTTCTCTTGCAAGGCCAAGAGAGGAGTCCACTGCACAGTGAGTTCAGTTCGCCAGTTGGACACAGATTGTTCTTGACAAAGAACAAGGAGCTACATTTACAAAGAAAGTATGTAACTGTAGCACTTTGTCATTGTGCTGTTGATGCTTCAGAATGCTGTTTATTTTTCTCTGCTTGCAGGTGGAGTCGGGGAAGCAGCAGACCAACTTCTCCCTGTCCATCACGTGCCAGTTCTGCTGGCAGCTGGACCTGTCTCAGTACAGGTGCTCCAACTCAACCAGCTGTAGGACCGTTGCCTGCCCTCGCAAACGCTACAACGCCACCTGCCAAGTACTGGACCACGTACACTGCTTAGGTATACACTTACTGTACAGTGTGTCTGGTTCATTATTATTCAGATACATACACACCCCTCCATATGTATTTGGATAgttattatacactgctcaaaaaaataaagggaacactgaaatattcttattaacaattgtttttacatagttgaatgtgctgacaacaaaatcacacaaaaatgatcaatggaaatcaaatttatcaacccatggaggtctggatttggagtcacactcaaaattaaagtggaaaaccacactacaggctgatccaactttgatgtaatgtccttaaacaagtcaaaatgaggctcagtagtgtgtgtggcctccacgtgcctgtatgacctccctacaacgtctgggcatgctcctgatgaggtggcggatggtctcctgagggacctcctcccagacctggactaaagcatccgccaactcctggacagtctgtggtgcaacgtggtgcaacgttggtggatggagcgagacatgatgtcccagatgtgctcaattggattcaggtctggggaacgggcgggccagtccatagcatcaatgccttcctcttgcaggaactgctgacacactccagccacatgaggtctagtgttgtcttgcattaggaggaacccagggccaaccgcaccagcatatgggcTCACAAggagtctgaggatctcatctcggtacctaatggcagtcaggctacctctggtgagcacatggagggctgtgctgccccccaaagaaatgccaccccacaccatgactgacccaccgccaaaccggtcatgctggaggatgttgcaggcagcagaacgttctccacagcgtctccagactctgtcatgtctgtcacatgtgctcagtgtgaacctgctttcatctgtgaaaagcacagggcgccagtggcgaatttgccaatcttggtgttctctggcaaatgcaaaacgtcctgcacggtgttgggctgtaagcacaacccccacctgtggacgtcgggccctcataccaccctcatggagtctgtttaaaaaatatatattttacccctttttctcaccaatttcgtggtatccaattgttgtagtagctactatcttgtctcatcgctacaacttccgtacgggctcgggagagacgaaggttgaaagtcatgcgtcctccgatacacaactcaaccaagccggactgcttcttaacacagcgcacatccaacccggaagccagccgcaccaatgcgccggaggaaacactgtgcacctggccaccttggctagcgtacactgcgcccagcccgccacaggagtcgctggtgcgcgatgagacaaggacacccctaccgaccaagccctccctaatccgggtgacgctaggccaattgtgcgccccacggacctcccggtcgcagccggttacgacagagcctgggcgcgaacccagggactctgatggcacagctggcgctgcagtacagcgcatggagtctgtttctgaccgtttgagcagacacatgcacatttgtggcctgttggaggtcattttgcagggctctggtagtgctcctcctgctcctccttgcacaaaggcggaggtagcggtcctgctgctgggttgttgccctcctacggcctcctccacgtctcctagtgtactggcctgtctcctggtagcgcctccatgctctggacactacgctgacagacacagcaaaccttcttgccacagctcgcattgatgtgccatcctggatgagctgcactacctgagccacttgtgagggttgtagactccgtctcatgctaccactagagtgaaagcaccggcagcattcagaagtgaccaaaacatcagccaggaagcataggaactgagaagtggtctgtggtcaccacctgcagaaccactcctttattgggggtgtcttgctaattgcctataatttccacctgtttgttgtctattccatttgcacaactgcatgtgaaatgtattgtcaatcagtgttgcttcctaagtggacagtttgatttcacagaagtgtgattacttggagttacattgtgttgtttaagtgttccctttatttttttgagcagtgtatatactccagcattttggactTGGGATCAAGTGTTTCATGAGTCAACAGTCCAGAAGtatgtcaccttttatttaaggGTCTTTTCATACATATATTTTACCATTTATAAATGAAAGCACATAATGTATGTAGTCCCACCCATGTGAAGGAAGTATTTTGTCAAATGTTTAGTATTTGGTTTAATATTCCTTGCATGcgatgactacatcaagcttgtgactctacaaacccCTCGAATGCATTTGCAGTTAGTTTTggttgtgttctgggttataTTTTGTCAAAGTAACTGAATGATTTTCTTTCTGAGTAGATAAGATACTTCTAAACACAATTAATCCTGATAATGCCATTATTAAGAAAAAccatgaatgaatcatgaataatgagtGAGATGGCAttcagaggctacaacaaaacatgctaaactctcaccattaccaatatcTGGGGAGAATagtatttttggggggggtatGCTCTTTGTGCCTCTAaccttctcactcatcattattcataatTGATTCAAGATTATCTATAATCATgttagcatccacatgaatgtagaagtgttcagaaacatcttctattcTTACTTACAATAAAAGTGATTCAAATGGCACAAgacattattcaccattcagttcCTATTGGGCAAAACAAACCCCAAACGCAGTttttgagtcacaagcttgatgtagtttTGGCGTGCACGGTATATGGAACCAaattctaaacttttgactacacTATAAGTTagtttgtccaaatacttatgactccttcaaatggggggactagttACAGGAAGTGCTTTAAGAccaatatgtatgaaaataccctcaaataaaacattatctcaaatctaaaatactggagtatagagccaaatgctTCACTGTTCAAATGCATATGGAGGGGCGTGTATACTGCCCAAATGCGTATGGAGGGGAGTATATACTGCCTGTCTTTTGTTCTCAGGTAAAAGAGTATTTCAGAAACGTTTGTACTGCAACTGGACAGGAGGGTACAAGTGGTCTACAGCACTGGCACTCAGGTAAAACTCCTGCACAAGCATACGGtcaaaacctcttaaggatctgaccccttttttcaatttctgCCTAAAATgatatacccaaatctaactgactgtagctcaggacctgaaacaAGGAGATGTATGAtgattgataccatttgaaactaaacactttgaagtttgtggaaatgtgaaatgaatgtaggagaatataacacattagatctggttaaagataatacaaagaagaaaatatgcatttttaaaaatgttttttaccaGCTTTTGCAAGgcaaaggccataatgtattattccagcccaggcacagatttttccactagatggcagcagtgtatgtgcaaagtttaatactgatccaatgaatcattgcatttctgttcaaaatattATATCAAGACTGCCTAATTGTTTTATTAATACATctaagttcataattgtgcactctcctcaaacaatagtgtggtattatttcactgtaatagctactgtaaattggacagtgcagttagattaacaagaatgtaagctttctacccatatcagatatgtctatgtcctgggaatttttttgttacttacaacctcatgctaatcatattagcctacgttagctcaaccgtcacgtgtgtgtgtggtgggggggggggacttattCATCACTCAAATCTCGTAAGGACAAAACAAGCCGTGATGATTGTACACGTTGACTTGCCACCCTTTGTCAACACCAAGAAGGTGGTCTACTGCTTACGGCCGACATTCAATATGGTGCGCCTTCCCGCTTAGATGTCCATGTCTTCTATGCTCTTCACTGTTACCAGTAGAATCCCAGTTGTGTTATTGTTGTGTTTCTATCTACAGCATTACACTAGGTGGATTTGGGGCTGACCGGTTCTATCTAGGCCAGTGGAGAGAGGGTCTGGGCAAGCTGTTCAGTTTCGGTGGCCTGGGCATCTGGACCCTGATTGATGTGCTGCTGATTGGAGCGGGCTATGTGGGGCCAGCCGATGGCTCCCTCTACATCTGAGACCTGTGATTGATGCCCACTCCACAGGCATGATGGTTGTAGAGTTAATACCCTCTCCATTTCAGTTTAGACTGTCTGACTGTAAAGATCCACACCATGGAGATGTCATCCCATTATCACACCATCTGCTTGCCCAAACTCCCACTGTCTGCAAAGACTGACTTCTTGTCCCATCTGCCACCAGTACAGCTTCAAGGTCAGCCTTGTCAGGTCCGCCTCTAGATCATCAAGCCCAAGCATCCTTCACTGATATACTGTAATACAATCTGCACTGAGCATCGTTTTGGAGTTGTTTGGTTAATGGTGATTAGAGTTGGTCAGGCTGATATGGACTGACTGGAgaatgggaggtagggacagTTAAGCAGTGCTTGGAATTATATTATAACAATGGCCACCTATGGTGCTCCATGGTCATGCATAGGAGACCAGTAACCATGGCTACAGAACACAAAATGGACTTATTATTATAATACCGATAACAGAAACAAAAAGTGCTTGGAAGAAAAGCAGTGTTTCTTCCCTGTAGGTTTTGTTAAAGCATGTGGCACCTGCTAAGTGTGGTGGACGGTAATGTGCATCGGTGGATAGCAGATCAACCTTTCAGTGTTCTGTCTGCAAACCAACCAGCAAAAGAATACTTGAACGGTTATTTTCTTTGGAGTGTAACATTGCAACATGAATGTCAGATTGCTTGGTTGAAAATGTGGTTGAGATACAGATTTGGGGAAATTCCATGGTTATTATGGCTGGGGCTTATATtgtgtatttatatttattgCATTGTGAATGTGCACcacaggaggctgttgaggggaggacggctcatagcaATGGCTGGAACGGCATTAAacgcatggaaaccatgtgtttgatgtatttgatactgttccgctccagccattaccatgagcccgtcctccccaaccTTCTGTGATGTGCACCAATATGCATATGTCAGATTTCAGCATTAcatggtgtaacggatgtgaaacggctagctagtcagcagtggtgcgcgctaaatagcgtttcaatcggtgatgtcacttgctctgagaccttgaagtagtggttgcCCTTGCTCtacaagggccgcggcttttgtggagcgaggggtaacgatgcttcgtgggtgactgttgtgtgcacagggtccctggttcgcgcccaggtatgggcgaggggacggtctaaagttctACTGTTACAATGGCATTGCGCTACAGCTCTGCATGCCCAAAACACATCTGTTCTCGTAAAGCTGTGCAGGCTTCAACTAGGTCACTAACTGGTTCAGAATGGTTTTAGTACTAGTTTTCAAAGAACTTGAACAGGTTTTTTTCTTCATCACTAATTGCCCAGCCCGAATGGTTACGATATGTAGCCTCCCATATCCAGAGCTTGAGTATGTGTGCTGCACAAACTGGTAACCTATACTTCTGGTGAAAATGTGTTCATGTTCTGGAGGTAGGATTTGTTTTTTTGGAACACTGTAATGACAATGTTTGAGAATTGTAAATATTAAATTTGTGAAATATTATTGAACTTTGTGCCTTATTGTCTTCAGCCTGCTGTTAGTATTGTCTAGTATTATAAGCATACTTGAATAAACAATCATCTGGTATTTCCATGATGATTGACCTAGACTTCACCTCTACATTCTTTCACAGATGCCTGTGCTTTTTCACACAGTAAAATGCCGTGCCACATCTTTGAGGCAGTGCCGCTGGATACAGAAATACAGGCCTACAGAAAGATAAACTCACTAACGTAAACCAAGAGCTTACTGACTACTGGTTATGTGAATACATACACCATACAATTGGTGCTAGCATGTGTCAGCGCTTCTCATTGGCTAATCTGCAGTAAATTTCTCTATACGCTCCCCATCCCCAGTTCCTCACTTACTGTTATGCACCACCTCCAACAGAATAAGTGTTTGGCCCATTGTTTGCGCCGAATTGACTGACCGCCACCTCTACATTTTGGCTGGCAAGGCTACCCAGTTAGAATAATAAATGCCAGTCATCCTCACTATGCCATATATCTCACTGAGCATGAATACAACCTGTAAGTAATTGTTTCATTTTGGGTTATGTATTTTTAACCAAACACTTCTTAGTTGAGGCTGACGTATCTCAATGAGTAGCATCTTAAAATACAACAGCAATAGAACCACCATATCACCTAGTCATTTCCGATTAAAAACATATCAAAACTAGACAATCAGTACTGAACAGAACAGGGTAATTCTTTAATTAACATTTATGGAAACATTGTGAATATCATTACTCCTATGAGCACGTGAGTTCTCTTAAGTAATAGGACAGTCATGTTCAAATTCATTGAGAGTCAACAATCCTAAGTGAATCTGAACACAACTTCCATTGTGGTGAAATCCCCTATGATTAGTTTAGAATTGTTAATCGCGAGTGATGAAGACAAAAGACTATTAATTTATTCCTGTCTTATGCAAGAAACAATTAGTTTGGCATTTCACTGGATCTCCCAGCAACAGGCTACTGGTTCCTAGGATGTTAtacagtacactgaacaaaaatataaatgcaacatgtaaagtgttggtcccatgtttcatgagctgaaataaaaaatcccagaaattttccataagcacaaaaagcttgtctatcaaatttgtttacatccttgttagtgagcatttctcctttactaAGATAATtaatccatctgacaggtgtggcatatcaagaagctactTAAAtaccatgatcattacacaggtgtgccTTGTGCAGCCGacaaaaggtcactctaaaatgtgaagttgtcACAGCACAATGCAACAATGTCTCCatttttgaaggagcgtgcaattgccatgctgactgcaggaatgtccacgagagctgttgccagataatttaatgttcatttccctACCATAAGCAGTCTCCAATGTCATATTAGAGGATTTGGAAGTACGTCCAATAGgcctcaactgcagaccacgtgtatagtGTCGTGTGGGCCAGCAGTTTACTGATGtcagcgttgtgaacagagtgcctcgTGGTGGTGGTGTATGGCCGGACAACACAATTGCAtcttatctatggcaatttgaatgcacagagataccacgaagagatcctgaggcccattgtcgcaccattcatccgccgccatcacctcatgtttcagcatgataacgcaAGGATCTGtagcttttagttttttttttttgcacagacAAAACAGTACTGATTAAAATAACAGGTAAAAATGGTGTGCAGTTAAGGTTAGAAGCCCAAAGGGGCTTATATGAAAACCACAccaataagtaaaaaaaatagtttGTTCAATCAGTTAAGCAAAGCATATGAATAATTGCACATAATATATACTCAGTAAACAAGAAAAAACATGTGATTATGTGAGTGAGGCTACATGGAGGGATtattgggtagtttggttcatcaggctgaccggATGAGGTTTTGGCAATGTGAAGGTAAGAATTCCAGAGTATGGGACCTCTGTATCTGATAGTTAATTCTCTATGTGAGGTGAAGGTTATTGCAGTGTATTGTGTTATATAGATGTCAGAATTAATCTgaaagaatccattgaagggtttcgGTAAACTGTGTGGGAGGTATACAATTCCTAGAAGCTAAAAATGTCAATTTCTACCATGGCATgcactcagacatgtcacccattgagcatgtttgggatgctctggattgatgtgtacaACAGCGTTTTGAAATTCCCACCAATATACAGCAATTTCACACAGCCttgaagaggattgggacaatattccacaatcaacagccgaATCAACTCCGCATGAGAAatggtcacatcagatactggttctctgatccacactacttgaaaaaaatatttaaattgtGACCAGATgcctatctgtattcccagtcacatGATATCCAtacattagggcctaatgaatttatttcagtggactgattttcttatatgaactggaaCTGAGTAGTTGTAACTTCCAATAGTCATACAGTAATTAATAAGTTGATACATGTAGTATCTTGCTAAAGCTGGATCACACATCTGATTTCATAGCATCCCAGCATGAGATACTGGATTTGTGTCAGACCTTTGTGGTTGCTAAGGAGCATTTGAAAGCAATTTCACAGTAATACCAATTCCTATGTTCCTAATCGAATGTAAATGAAAAATGTTGCCACAAGCCAAATGCAATTTGTGATTTATTTTGTACAATAAAGAAAATGCACATTACCCCAGCTCAGATGTCAAGAGTTCAAGAGCATCTCCATTTTGCACACTCAAACCTGAACATTGCATCCCCCACTACCAGCATGCTACACACTGATTAACCCGACATAGCAGGCGTAAAAGTAACACCTGAAACCAGATCCCCTATATACTGGTCTTGACAAGAAAAATAAGTGTCAGGGGAGG
The genomic region above belongs to Oncorhynchus mykiss isolate Arlee chromosome 6, USDA_OmykA_1.1, whole genome shotgun sequence and contains:
- the LOC110526576 gene encoding TM2 domain-containing protein 3, yielding MATVSQIWPFERRRYLKAHGITTLLFLDLCLRCVNGYLSSPHVGQEPPYSRDAQPVITSPVVPSPSASPTDSDGYAANCPSGGQCNRLPADCFNCSYHHNCSYGKPASFSCKAKRGVHCTVESGKQQTNFSLSITCQFCWQLDLSQYRCSNSTSCRTVACPRKRYNATCQVLDHVHCLGKRVFQKRLYCNWTGGYKWSTALALSITLGGFGADRFYLGQWREGLGKLFSFGGLGIWTLIDVLLIGAGYVGPADGSLYI